Proteins encoded in a region of the Mucilaginibacter sabulilitoris genome:
- a CDS encoding SLBB domain-containing protein has product MSEIQNVKVSQLSDEQITQAWKKLQGSGVSEQEAYKLMIQKGMPAAEVQAFKDRVTLLGLDKKATVKPPAAEKTKTDFTRDIDDSVITPKPVRPKPPVPAPNVLATYGSDFFNQSAIKFEPNFSLATPKGYVLGPGDEVIVLVTGLNETSIRSKVSPEGNLQIPYAGIVYVNGFTIEQATGLIKSKMTKVYPALNSGQTHLTVNLGNTRSIKITIVGEVKTPGSYTLSSLSTLFNALYNSGGPNANGSLRNIELIRNNKVFKTVDFYSFLEQGLLDGNIRLEDQDVIRIPVYKKRVGIRGEVKRPAIYELKDDEPLEDLIRYAGGYTDSAYKGTAKIDQINTLEREVKDVPSNLFSNFIPHNGDQVTIGAITDRYTNRIVLEGAVYRPGIYELTAGFTLAQLLKNAQGLKPEAYMERGYIKRTLPNLEKDFISFKPVDITSGKNDIPLLREDSVVILDREVFTSNQKVTVNGYVRNPSIFTYRKGLRLADAIAMAGGFADEAADHHVEVSRTIKNQSDSVANQLVQTFTIDMNNMTEGESNIELQPMDFVYVPRLVNYRSLGNVKIKGEVVFPGDYAVQKRDETALDFLKRAGGITPYGSLENAQVYRKGVRVNLDLTSTSHEPGINKNMIMLPGDSVYVPRVISYVEVSGAVNNPQYISYAGRSFKYYINAAAGTTENARLKGAYIKYPDGLNQPVRHFLFFRNYPSVKPGSKIVVPEKTPDNRLKIGLGDISGLAAVLTAIVSLVAILHK; this is encoded by the coding sequence ATGAGCGAGATTCAAAACGTCAAAGTAAGCCAGCTGAGTGATGAACAAATAACCCAGGCATGGAAAAAGTTACAGGGTTCGGGCGTTTCCGAACAGGAGGCTTATAAATTGATGATTCAAAAAGGCATGCCCGCAGCGGAGGTACAGGCTTTCAAGGACCGGGTAACTTTATTGGGTCTGGACAAAAAAGCTACCGTAAAACCACCGGCCGCGGAAAAAACGAAAACAGATTTTACAAGAGATATTGACGATTCTGTTATTACTCCCAAGCCCGTTAGACCTAAGCCTCCTGTTCCGGCACCAAATGTGCTGGCGACCTACGGAAGCGATTTTTTTAACCAATCGGCGATAAAATTTGAGCCTAATTTTTCGCTCGCCACTCCAAAAGGATATGTGCTCGGGCCTGGGGATGAGGTTATCGTACTGGTAACGGGTCTGAACGAGACTTCTATTCGCTCAAAAGTAAGCCCAGAGGGTAATCTACAAATCCCCTATGCTGGGATTGTGTATGTAAACGGATTCACCATTGAACAGGCTACAGGGCTTATCAAAAGCAAAATGACCAAGGTTTATCCGGCCTTGAATTCGGGACAAACCCATTTAACGGTAAATCTCGGAAATACCCGGAGTATTAAAATCACCATTGTTGGAGAGGTTAAAACGCCTGGCTCTTATACCCTTTCGTCTCTTTCAACGCTTTTTAATGCCCTTTATAATTCTGGTGGTCCCAACGCAAACGGCTCATTAAGAAATATTGAACTGATACGAAACAACAAGGTTTTTAAAACAGTCGACTTTTACAGCTTTCTAGAGCAAGGTCTGTTAGACGGCAATATCAGGCTGGAAGATCAGGATGTGATCCGAATCCCCGTGTACAAAAAGCGGGTTGGCATTCGGGGAGAGGTCAAGAGACCGGCTATTTACGAACTTAAAGATGATGAGCCATTAGAAGACCTGATCCGCTATGCAGGCGGTTACACTGATAGTGCGTATAAAGGTACTGCAAAGATCGACCAGATCAATACACTTGAAAGAGAGGTCAAAGATGTGCCGTCAAATTTATTCTCAAACTTTATTCCTCACAACGGCGATCAGGTAACGATCGGCGCTATAACTGATCGATACACCAATAGAATTGTGCTAGAGGGAGCCGTTTATCGTCCGGGCATCTATGAGCTGACTGCAGGTTTTACGCTGGCCCAGCTATTAAAGAACGCCCAGGGTTTAAAACCGGAGGCCTATATGGAGCGAGGATATATCAAAAGAACACTCCCTAATCTGGAAAAAGACTTTATCTCTTTTAAACCAGTCGATATCACTAGCGGTAAGAACGATATTCCCTTGCTGCGCGAAGATTCTGTTGTTATTCTGGATCGCGAAGTGTTCACCTCTAATCAAAAGGTAACCGTTAATGGTTACGTACGTAATCCCTCTATCTTTACGTACCGTAAAGGCCTTCGATTGGCTGATGCCATCGCGATGGCTGGAGGATTCGCGGACGAAGCTGCCGATCACCATGTCGAGGTGTCCAGGACCATTAAAAATCAGTCAGACAGCGTTGCTAATCAGTTGGTACAAACTTTTACCATAGATATGAATAATATGACGGAAGGCGAAAGTAATATAGAACTTCAGCCGATGGATTTCGTATATGTTCCGCGTCTGGTGAATTACAGGTCACTGGGCAATGTAAAAATCAAGGGAGAGGTCGTTTTCCCCGGAGATTATGCTGTTCAGAAAAGAGATGAAACGGCCCTTGATTTTTTAAAAAGAGCAGGGGGCATAACCCCTTACGGATCTCTAGAGAATGCTCAGGTTTACCGCAAAGGTGTACGGGTAAATCTTGACCTAACATCTACCAGTCATGAGCCGGGTATCAATAAAAACATGATCATGTTACCAGGAGATAGTGTTTACGTGCCGCGAGTGATCTCCTACGTAGAGGTAAGCGGCGCGGTAAATAATCCACAATATATCAGTTATGCGGGGCGCAGTTTCAAGTACTATATCAATGCGGCGGCTGGTACAACTGAAAATGCTCGGTTAAAAGGCGCCTATATCAAGTATCCGGATGGATTAAACCAGCCGGTCAGGCATTTTTTGTTTTTTCGCAATTATCCGTCCGTAAAACCCGGAAGCAAGATTGTCGTTCCTGAAAAAACACCGGATAATAGGTTAAAAATAGGTCTTGGAGATATCAGCGGTCTGGCTGCAGTGCTGACTGCAATCGTAAGCTTGGTTGCTATTTTACATAAATAA
- a CDS encoding glycosyltransferase family 4 protein encodes MNILVVNWTWYPSGGDFTYVENICRLYEQHGHQVIPFSMKDDRNTPTAYDEYFIENIDYKKVKRSFVSGLQVVMKSIYSFEAQRNLERLLSVVKIDMAHINVIHHYITPTILKILKEKNIPIIWTFHEYTPLCPDSTFISQGLVCEKCYGGAFYNCITHTCKKGSVLASAVAALENYVHSYLNYYAYVDHYVCTSVFMYEKFKSFNFCKDKLVQLYHGYDYTEIETARLTPRTEQKYIVFVGRLEKIKGAHTVLKAMLSHPEIQLKIIGDGTQEEELKAFKIQHHLHQVSFLGKKSKQETLQIVNGAEFLVCASEWYEVLGFTVVEAMALSKPVIGSAIGAIPEMVIDNHTGLLFEPGNAEQLAEKIKLLYENEDQILEMGKNAQLHINQLINNEKHYRGLQKLIPWL; translated from the coding sequence ATGAATATTCTTGTGGTTAACTGGACGTGGTATCCCAGTGGTGGGGATTTTACTTATGTAGAAAACATTTGCAGGCTTTATGAGCAACACGGACACCAGGTTATTCCGTTTTCGATGAAGGATGACAGAAACACACCTACGGCTTATGATGAGTATTTTATAGAGAACATTGATTATAAAAAGGTTAAACGAAGCTTTGTTTCCGGGCTTCAGGTTGTGATGAAGAGTATTTATTCTTTTGAGGCTCAAAGGAATTTAGAACGGCTGCTGTCTGTTGTTAAAATAGACATGGCCCATATTAATGTTATTCATCATTACATTACCCCAACGATCTTAAAAATTCTTAAAGAAAAAAATATACCCATCATCTGGACCTTTCACGAATATACGCCGCTTTGCCCGGACAGCACGTTTATCAGCCAAGGTCTGGTTTGCGAAAAATGTTACGGCGGCGCTTTCTACAACTGCATAACCCATACCTGTAAAAAAGGCTCTGTACTTGCCAGCGCGGTAGCTGCGCTGGAAAATTATGTGCACAGCTACCTGAATTATTATGCTTACGTTGATCACTATGTATGTACATCCGTATTCATGTACGAAAAATTCAAATCATTTAATTTTTGCAAGGATAAATTGGTACAATTATATCATGGCTATGACTATACTGAAATCGAAACTGCCAGGCTGACCCCTAGAACTGAGCAGAAATATATTGTTTTTGTCGGCCGTTTGGAAAAAATTAAAGGAGCGCACACCGTTTTAAAGGCCATGTTGTCTCATCCCGAAATTCAATTAAAAATTATCGGGGATGGAACGCAAGAGGAAGAATTAAAGGCATTCAAAATACAACATCACCTACATCAGGTTAGCTTTTTAGGAAAAAAAAGCAAACAGGAAACTTTGCAAATCGTCAACGGCGCCGAATTTTTAGTTTGTGCCTCCGAATGGTATGAGGTATTGGGATTTACGGTGGTTGAGGCCATGGCTTTAAGTAAACCTGTCATTGGCTCGGCCATTGGTGCGATACCCGAAATGGTCATTGACAACCATACCGGGTTATTATTTGAGCCCGGAAATGCGGAACAACTTGCTGAAAAAATCAAGTTGCTTTACGAAAACGAAGACCAGATCTTAGAAATGGGCAAAAATGCACAGTTGCATATTAATCAGCTGATCAACAATGAGAAGCATTATCGGGGTTTGCAAAAACTTATTCCCTGGTTATGA
- a CDS encoding SDR family oxidoreductase, with the protein MKKKIYVAGAGGMLGQAFYRIFKDDYEIKCTDKDVNENWLGFLDFRDFKNYKKDVEAFKPDYLFHLGAYTDLEFCELNADDTYLTNMTSVENAVYIANELDIPLLYISTAGIFDGKKDFYDDWDEPNPLGHYARSKYMGERFVRENARRFIICRAGWMMGGGPEKDKKFVNKLIKQLKSGKRDLYIVNDKDGTPTYTVDFAKNVKLLLEKEYWGLYNMVCGGETSRIGVALELIKILGLEGQVTCHEVDSNYFQNTYFAPRPPSERLKNKKLELRNLNIMQDWKVALREYIRDYYADLIMSEVQQPLKEEIIIT; encoded by the coding sequence ATGAAGAAAAAAATTTACGTTGCTGGAGCGGGGGGAATGCTAGGTCAGGCTTTCTACCGCATATTTAAAGATGACTACGAAATCAAGTGTACCGATAAGGATGTAAATGAAAACTGGCTAGGTTTTTTAGATTTTCGCGATTTTAAAAATTACAAAAAGGATGTAGAAGCTTTTAAACCTGATTACCTTTTTCATTTGGGCGCTTATACAGATCTGGAGTTTTGTGAACTTAACGCAGATGATACCTATCTTACCAATATGACATCTGTAGAAAATGCTGTATACATCGCCAATGAACTTGATATTCCTTTGCTGTATATCAGTACTGCTGGAATATTTGATGGTAAAAAAGATTTTTACGATGACTGGGATGAGCCCAATCCGCTTGGGCATTATGCACGTTCTAAATATATGGGTGAACGGTTTGTTCGCGAAAATGCAAGAAGATTCATCATTTGCCGCGCCGGATGGATGATGGGAGGCGGGCCTGAAAAAGATAAGAAATTTGTCAATAAACTCATTAAGCAATTGAAAAGTGGGAAACGGGACCTGTATATTGTAAATGACAAAGACGGGACGCCTACTTATACGGTTGATTTTGCAAAAAATGTTAAGTTGCTGCTCGAAAAAGAATACTGGGGATTATATAATATGGTCTGTGGCGGTGAGACATCCAGGATAGGCGTAGCATTAGAACTGATCAAAATATTAGGTTTGGAAGGTCAGGTCACCTGTCACGAAGTTGACTCGAATTATTTTCAGAATACTTATTTTGCCCCCAGACCCCCGTCAGAACGCTTAAAGAACAAAAAGTTGGAATTGCGAAATTTGAATATCATGCAGGACTGGAAAGTTGCCTTAAGGGAATATATCCGAGACTATTATGCGGATTTGATCATGTCAGAAGTGCAACAGCCTTTAAAAGAAGAAATTATCATTACCTGA
- a CDS encoding glycosyltransferase codes for MRIAAFGFRSVPPAKGAAGADKFAIELFPRLVARGHRVVAYNRRYPDAFVNVKDYKGVQIKTIRTTSAKGLDTLWHSFRSTLDIILHNTADIVHIQNGGNSIWALPLRLFGKKVFISQDGVDWKREKWPWYGKLYLKLSAYITAYLPNEVIFDNVIAKKLFETKFNRKYKFIPFGSEVEMAVEREGLFEEYGIQKGGYYLFVGRFIPDKGLHYLIPAFNNSISKKKLVLIGGSPNPSPYEKQLHDMAGDNVLFPGYVYGNDVNTLISNAYCYIQPSDVEGLSPIVLTVMGLNVPLIVSDIEENEYAVEDTARKFKKGNAASLTEEINFCELEHTQMLSLAKKAQLRALGEFNWEKVADEHVELFIR; via the coding sequence ATGCGTATCGCTGCCTTTGGTTTCAGATCAGTTCCCCCTGCAAAAGGTGCTGCGGGCGCGGATAAATTTGCGATAGAACTATTTCCCCGACTTGTTGCAAGGGGACATCGTGTTGTTGCTTATAATCGCAGATACCCTGATGCCTTTGTGAATGTTAAAGATTACAAAGGCGTTCAGATCAAAACGATCCGTACGACTTCTGCAAAGGGACTGGATACTTTATGGCATTCTTTTAGAAGCACGCTGGATATTATCCTGCACAATACGGCAGATATTGTCCATATACAAAACGGCGGCAACAGTATTTGGGCGCTTCCCTTACGTCTGTTTGGAAAAAAAGTATTCATTAGCCAGGATGGTGTAGACTGGAAGAGAGAGAAGTGGCCCTGGTATGGTAAACTCTATTTGAAGTTATCAGCATATATCACGGCCTACCTACCCAACGAGGTCATATTCGATAACGTCATCGCTAAAAAACTTTTTGAGACTAAATTTAACAGGAAATATAAATTTATTCCCTTCGGAAGTGAAGTAGAAATGGCTGTTGAGCGGGAAGGTCTGTTTGAGGAGTATGGGATTCAAAAAGGAGGCTACTATTTATTTGTGGGCCGGTTTATTCCTGACAAGGGATTGCACTACCTGATCCCTGCTTTTAATAATTCCATTTCGAAGAAAAAACTGGTGCTGATCGGTGGTTCTCCTAATCCATCACCCTACGAAAAACAATTGCATGATATGGCAGGGGATAATGTACTTTTCCCGGGTTATGTTTATGGAAATGATGTAAATACCTTAATTTCCAATGCCTACTGTTATATCCAGCCATCTGATGTTGAAGGATTATCCCCTATCGTTCTTACGGTAATGGGACTGAATGTGCCATTGATCGTCAGTGATATTGAAGAAAATGAGTATGCTGTAGAGGATACTGCACGTAAGTTTAAAAAGGGCAACGCTGCTTCTTTGACCGAGGAGATTAATTTTTGTGAACTTGAACATACCCAGATGTTGTCTTTAGCTAAAAAAGCTCAGCTGCGTGCATTGGGCGAGTTTAATTGGGAAAAAGTGGCAGATGAACATGTTGAACTTTTTATTAGATAA
- a CDS encoding glycosyltransferase family 4 protein: protein MFKEMNGHDLQFYFLDTFLPVYIGNNKLLKWVEHLRYQLWKQIILPIYAWLKGTDILFCTDNFVPLIHLGYQTIPVFHDAFFFESPQDYGKFWLWIYKKTAIPAARRSSFVVTPTAYAKKQINHFTGLPNDKLIVIHEGPKTLNDHEKSVEESQLLTSLLITPASYILHVGSMFKRKNIPALINAFHKIKSTGYPGLKLLLAGPTPTSEKDNDYRLILSSIARANLAEDVIITGYLPDHALSVIYKNALIYVFPSLNEGFGIPILEAFRYDLPVIVADNTCLVEVGGNAVLSFDPFKPDDLPKKILMLLKDEPLRKSLISKGQQRLLNFSWKKTADELITLFRTASKNHI from the coding sequence GTGTTTAAAGAAATGAATGGTCATGATTTACAGTTTTATTTCCTGGACACCTTTTTACCGGTTTACATAGGGAATAACAAACTGCTTAAATGGGTAGAACACCTCAGGTATCAACTCTGGAAACAAATAATATTGCCCATTTATGCTTGGCTCAAAGGCACCGATATCCTATTTTGCACTGATAATTTTGTTCCCCTGATACACTTAGGCTATCAAACCATTCCCGTATTCCACGATGCGTTCTTCTTTGAAAGCCCGCAGGATTATGGAAAGTTCTGGTTATGGATTTACAAAAAAACGGCAATCCCGGCAGCTCGCAGATCTTCATTTGTTGTTACTCCTACGGCTTACGCAAAAAAACAGATCAATCACTTCACCGGGCTACCTAACGACAAATTAATTGTTATCCATGAAGGCCCGAAAACTTTAAATGATCACGAGAAGTCTGTTGAGGAAAGTCAACTTTTGACATCACTGCTCATTACACCAGCTAGCTATATCCTGCATGTGGGCTCCATGTTTAAAAGGAAAAATATCCCTGCCCTGATCAATGCATTTCACAAGATAAAAAGCACAGGGTATCCAGGTCTGAAATTACTATTGGCAGGGCCCACGCCGACCAGCGAAAAGGATAATGATTACAGACTTATTTTAAGCAGCATTGCAAGGGCTAATCTTGCTGAAGATGTCATTATCACCGGTTATCTGCCTGATCATGCATTGTCCGTCATTTATAAAAACGCTTTGATATATGTTTTCCCATCCCTTAATGAGGGTTTTGGAATACCAATTCTGGAGGCGTTCCGTTATGATTTGCCTGTCATCGTTGCCGATAACACCTGCCTGGTGGAAGTTGGCGGAAACGCGGTTTTGTCATTTGACCCTTTCAAGCCAGACGATTTGCCGAAAAAAATTTTAATGTTATTAAAGGATGAGCCGTTGCGAAAGTCATTGATCTCTAAAGGGCAACAGCGCTTACTGAATTTTTCATGGAAGAAAACTGCTGATGAATTAATAACTTTATTTAGAACTGCTAGCAAAAACCACATTTAA
- a CDS encoding acyltransferase, with translation MIIEKLIRRLKNDPNYRWDTKYSARDLFIISFDRALQILRGFWLKLFLKRSRGFVFIGKNVKVRHGYLLSAGKNLILEDNVSINALSAEGITLGDHVSIARDSILFATGVIAHKGKGIYIGDRTGISARAYFAGQGGIQIGKDVIMGPNVQIFSENHNFSDLHQTIKEQGITKVPVIIGNDCWIGAGVTILAGVHIGDGCVIAASSVVSRSIPPNSIVAGIPAKVVRSRETK, from the coding sequence ATGATTATTGAGAAACTAATAAGAAGATTAAAGAATGATCCCAATTATCGTTGGGACACCAAATACTCTGCAAGGGATCTGTTTATCATTAGCTTTGACAGGGCTTTACAGATCCTAAGAGGATTTTGGTTGAAGTTATTTCTGAAACGGTCTCGAGGATTTGTTTTCATTGGCAAAAATGTAAAAGTGCGACATGGGTACCTGTTGAGCGCCGGAAAAAACTTGATTCTGGAGGATAATGTGAGCATTAATGCGCTATCGGCCGAAGGCATTACCTTGGGGGATCATGTCTCCATTGCAAGGGATTCTATATTATTTGCGACAGGAGTTATTGCTCATAAGGGCAAAGGTATTTATATAGGTGATAGGACCGGAATCAGCGCCAGGGCTTACTTTGCCGGACAAGGTGGCATCCAGATCGGTAAAGACGTTATTATGGGACCCAACGTTCAGATTTTTTCGGAAAATCACAATTTCTCCGATCTTCATCAAACGATAAAAGAACAGGGTATTACCAAAGTTCCTGTTATCATCGGAAACGATTGCTGGATTGGCGCGGGAGTAACTATTTTGGCAGGAGTGCACATTGGGGATGGCTGTGTGATAGCCGCCAGTAGTGTCGTATCCAGATCCATTCCGCCTAATTCTATCGTCGCTGGCATTCCGGCGAAAGTAGTCAGAAGCAGGGAAACCAAATGA
- a CDS encoding O-antigen ligase family protein, whose product MFIFLLIYVISFIVSLRDVLKGNAQGVLVFMIFGLSMYYTAMSVAFTLGLKDIIPLMQGFKEVLIICLLISNIATLKYRPRLHLIDYVIFAYFAYLVIYAILPIGEQSLSARLVAFKSNSFYIVVYFAARLMDPRRIYIGKYFNFIILLTIAVGLVLVGELMIGRQLQTFTGFADYSYYFFNFEPGGHFGLNWTFESDGGTPRFASFFTSPLEHAAATLLALSVIIGLYTADDNKLTINSMGILAFGSTILSIIFAISRAPLISYFFVIYVYALITKRKYITYTIHAAGCLVIVYFIYLFTKFEQTNNNLLTVAMNTVDFSDPSSVGHLVQWAEGIIAIIEHPLGLGLGSSGRIGGSLGENVGGENQFIIIGVQTGIIALVLYLSIYMMFIGTGFKWLNRLKGKERKLCMVVLLLKISFLIPLMTSEVESSSYISYMNWFLSGLLISMIMQLRTNQTLPVNDY is encoded by the coding sequence ATGTTCATTTTTCTACTGATCTATGTTATATCATTTATTGTATCATTAAGAGACGTTCTGAAGGGGAACGCTCAAGGCGTGCTTGTATTTATGATCTTTGGACTATCTATGTACTATACGGCTATGTCTGTTGCCTTTACATTGGGCCTGAAAGACATCATTCCGCTAATGCAGGGATTTAAAGAAGTACTCATTATTTGCCTGCTTATTTCAAATATAGCCACTTTAAAATACCGGCCCCGGTTGCATTTGATCGATTATGTAATTTTTGCCTATTTTGCCTATCTGGTAATTTACGCTATATTGCCCATTGGAGAACAAAGCTTATCAGCGAGGTTAGTCGCCTTTAAAAGTAACTCTTTTTATATCGTTGTTTATTTTGCGGCCAGGTTGATGGACCCTCGGAGGATCTATATTGGTAAATATTTCAATTTTATCATTCTATTAACCATAGCTGTGGGTTTGGTACTCGTAGGGGAATTAATGATCGGGCGTCAACTGCAAACTTTCACCGGATTTGCTGATTACAGTTATTACTTTTTTAACTTCGAGCCGGGAGGTCATTTTGGCCTCAATTGGACTTTTGAATCTGATGGAGGGACACCACGCTTTGCCAGCTTTTTTACCAGCCCCTTGGAGCATGCCGCAGCCACCTTGCTTGCCCTTTCGGTAATCATTGGCCTTTACACGGCTGATGACAACAAATTAACCATTAACAGTATGGGAATTTTGGCATTTGGCTCAACTATTCTTTCTATCATTTTCGCCATCTCCAGAGCGCCTCTAATCAGTTATTTCTTTGTCATCTACGTGTACGCACTGATTACCAAAAGAAAGTATATTACATATACTATACACGCTGCCGGATGCCTGGTGATTGTTTATTTCATTTATTTATTTACCAAATTTGAACAGACCAATAATAACCTACTTACAGTTGCGATGAACACCGTAGATTTCAGCGATCCTTCCAGTGTCGGTCACCTGGTTCAATGGGCAGAGGGGATCATAGCCATCATCGAACATCCTTTGGGCCTTGGGCTCGGATCCTCCGGAAGAATCGGGGGCAGTTTGGGTGAGAATGTGGGTGGTGAAAACCAGTTCATCATTATTGGCGTACAGACCGGTATTATTGCATTGGTTTTATACTTGTCTATTTATATGATGTTCATCGGAACAGGATTTAAATGGCTCAACCGCCTAAAGGGAAAAGAAAGAAAATTATGCATGGTTGTTTTACTCTTAAAGATCAGTTTTTTAATTCCGTTAATGACATCCGAAGTAGAATCATCTTCTTATATTTCGTACATGAACTGGTTTTTATCAGGTCTTTTGATCAGCATGATCATGCAACTCAGAACCAATCAAACGCTTCCTGTAAATGATTATTGA
- a CDS encoding glycosyltransferase family 2 protein → MRKPVAVILVNWNTAEYTADCISSLKRNCDQSLFDIIVADNGSTDGSLETLRAKFPELMYIDNQENLGFSEGNNRALIYSLNIGYSYSLIINTDTLVEEDIITKLYQHLQQHPEAAAAQPAIYWMHNHGQIWNGNGRFSAVLGRTFSDTRIPDQSQVPAYQTAEWLTGCCMLIRNTALVETGLFNKQFFLYYEDVDLSFRLRQRGHQLHYLISCKIYHAAGVSAKVNSTKEGALSPVIHYYVSRNHLWLLRKYGTPLFYPINFVFNGLYYTALLIYFKFRGRHEKARQLIKGLKEGFFTSNRLIWPENK, encoded by the coding sequence ATGCGTAAGCCTGTTGCCGTTATCTTGGTCAATTGGAATACTGCTGAGTATACAGCAGATTGCATTTCCTCATTAAAACGAAATTGTGATCAAAGTTTGTTCGATATCATAGTTGCCGATAATGGTTCGACCGATGGCTCTTTGGAGACATTACGTGCCAAATTTCCTGAGCTGATGTACATCGACAACCAAGAAAACCTGGGCTTCTCCGAAGGAAACAACCGGGCTCTGATCTACAGCCTGAATATCGGCTACAGTTATTCGCTGATCATCAATACAGATACACTGGTCGAGGAAGATATAATAACTAAACTGTATCAGCACTTACAGCAACATCCCGAGGCCGCCGCCGCGCAGCCTGCTATTTATTGGATGCATAATCACGGGCAGATCTGGAACGGGAATGGGCGATTCAGCGCTGTTCTGGGCAGAACCTTTTCTGACACCAGGATTCCTGACCAATCTCAGGTACCTGCGTATCAAACTGCGGAGTGGTTGACGGGTTGCTGTATGTTGATTCGAAATACGGCTTTGGTGGAGACCGGGCTATTTAATAAGCAGTTCTTTTTATATTACGAGGATGTGGATCTCTCCTTCCGGCTGCGCCAGCGGGGACATCAGCTCCATTATTTAATTTCCTGTAAAATATACCATGCAGCTGGGGTTTCAGCGAAAGTCAACTCAACCAAGGAAGGCGCCTTGAGTCCAGTGATTCATTATTACGTTTCGAGAAACCACCTCTGGCTTCTGCGGAAGTATGGCACTCCGCTGTTTTATCCCATAAACTTCGTTTTTAATGGCCTTTATTATACCGCGTTGCTAATATACTTTAAGTTCCGCGGCAGGCATGAGAAAGCAAGGCAATTAATTAAAGGATTGAAAGAAGGCTTTTTTACCTCAAATCGCCTAATTTGGCCGGAAAATAAATAA
- a CDS encoding oligosaccharide flippase family protein — translation MKQRIIDIYQKLRETNILSNFLNLSSIQLSNILLLMLIFPIITRKIGIEAFGFVTLANTFATLAGVIINYGINQTGVRDVVLHTKDQVKLSAVFYNAIWIRSMIFLIYLIFLFGLQWNGMKYYSLIILATPLVIAEILNPLFLFIGTERLKIYNVSNVVTKVISILSLLIFIKSSRDAGWVNFILGSASVITYIGLLIYAIKEFKLVFSFPTKSELLKLCKDNFYLTANNISVQFQQSIMIFALGHLGNPEWLGAYALCDKVVQTCRMLIISISNAVYPKSVQLYQQGTRIWRLYRKKMKWLISAIFFIGSISIFALADFIIYVISGQRDHTAVVFLRIMSLVPTIAAINFLNVIDQLLKNNTRYIFLIALILLGISLLLAFTLINFGWYILFASFTLILEICGLLMYEYTIKKTSLHHA, via the coding sequence TTGAAACAAAGAATAATAGACATTTATCAAAAATTAAGGGAAACCAATATCCTTTCCAACTTTCTCAACTTAAGCAGCATCCAGCTTTCCAACATATTGTTGCTGATGCTTATATTCCCCATTATTACCAGAAAAATAGGTATTGAAGCATTCGGCTTCGTGACGCTAGCCAATACTTTTGCCACATTAGCTGGCGTGATCATCAACTATGGCATCAATCAGACCGGCGTTAGAGACGTGGTACTCCACACGAAAGACCAAGTAAAGCTGAGTGCCGTGTTTTACAACGCCATATGGATCAGATCGATGATATTTCTAATATATCTGATCTTTCTTTTCGGCCTTCAATGGAACGGAATGAAATATTATAGCTTGATCATTTTGGCGACACCCCTGGTAATCGCGGAAATACTAAATCCGTTGTTTTTATTTATTGGAACCGAACGACTAAAAATATATAATGTTTCCAATGTTGTTACCAAAGTAATCTCTATTTTATCATTACTTATATTCATCAAAAGTTCCAGGGATGCCGGCTGGGTTAATTTCATTTTGGGTTCGGCCAGCGTGATAACATATATCGGATTATTGATATATGCTATCAAAGAATTTAAACTAGTATTTAGTTTTCCTACAAAATCCGAACTGCTGAAACTTTGTAAAGATAATTTTTACCTCACGGCGAATAATATTTCCGTTCAATTTCAACAGTCTATTATGATTTTCGCGTTAGGACATTTAGGCAATCCGGAATGGCTTGGCGCTTATGCCTTGTGCGACAAGGTGGTACAAACTTGCAGGATGCTGATCATATCTATTTCTAATGCCGTGTACCCAAAATCCGTGCAACTATATCAGCAAGGTACCCGCATTTGGCGTTTGTACAGAAAGAAAATGAAATGGCTGATAAGTGCGATATTCTTTATAGGGTCTATCAGTATTTTTGCATTAGCCGACTTTATTATTTATGTAATATCCGGACAAAGAGATCATACTGCCGTCGTTTTTTTAAGAATCATGTCTCTGGTCCCAACCATTGCAGCAATTAATTTTTTGAATGTTATCGATCAGCTTTTGAAAAACAATACACGATATATATTTCTTATAGCGCTCATATTATTAGGTATATCCCTTCTCTTAGCTTTTACATTGATAAATTTCGGCTGGTATATTTTATTTGCCTCCTTTACCCTGATCCTGGAAATATGTGGCCTGCTAATGTATGAATATACTATAAAAAAAACCTCCTTACACCATGCGTAA